CAGATCAAGATCGGCGTCGCGAAGGGTTTAAAGGATCCCGAATCCGCTAGATTTGGCGATGCTTTCAATGCTTCTGATGATGGCTCCATGATTCACGTTTGTGGAATGGTCAATGCAAAGAATTCTTACGGAGGCTACACAGGTGAAAAGCCATTCTATGCCGCAGGCGATAAGCTTTCGAAGACATTCATGGGCATTGGATATGGCGGGGAGACCTATCGAGGCACGGATATAGGAACCGCTGCGGTTAGAGATATGTGTGCTTCGAAAGGAATCTCGCCATTTTAGCGATATTGACGAAATGGCGCGGGGCATTCTGACAGCGATGGGGCAATCCTCACCCATCCCGCCGGGCAGGGCCCATTAGTTTCATACGGTTGATCCACATGACTCTCCGCGCCGCGCCTTCGGCGGATACCGCATTGCGGTACCCGCATAGATCCCGCCTATCGCGCGCGATCGGCGCGTCGGATGCGCACATAGAGCGCGCCTTCGCCGCCGTGATGGCGCGCGGCTTCGCCAAACCCAACGACGACGTCGCGCAGATTCGGCGCTTCGAGCCACATCGGCACGACGCGGCGCAACACGCCGCCTTCATCCCGCGTCAGCCCCTTGCCCGTCACGATGATCGCGATTCGCGCGCCATTCGCCTGACATCTACGCAGGAACGCCGTTAACGAGCGCTGCGCCTCCGCCTGCCGCAGTCCGTGAAGATCGAGCTTGGCGTCGACTTCAATCCTGCCGCGCTTGATCTTCACGAAGGTGCGCGGGTCGATGTCGATCGGCCGCGGCGGAGGCTTCGGCGCCCCTGGCCGATCGCAGACCACCGAAGACCCCGAAGGCGCCAAGGGCGCGAGGCCTTCGGCCACCGGCGTCGGCGACAAGGGCTTTTTTGGACGCGCCCGCGCAGGTCGAACGTCGGCCGTCGCAACCATCCAAAGCTCCGTTTCGGCCTGCGACAGCCGGCGGGCGTATCGGCGGGAATTTTCCTCGCTCACGGACGGTCTCCAACGTCCTTCGGCAGCAGCACGATCATTTCGGCGGCGTGCCGGATGTCGCCGGCGCGCCGGCCCGCCGCTTCGCCCGCCCCGAAAAAAAGATCGGCGCGCGCAGGACCAATTATGGCAGATCCGGTGTCCTGCGCGATCATCAGTCGACGAAATGGCGTTGCCGCCTCTCCTTGCCATGGAATTCGCGCAGCAATCCAGAACGGCAGGCCGTAGCACCAGATCGAGCGGTCGACGGCGATCGAGCGAAACGGCGTCAGCGGCGCGCCCTGCCCGCCGATCGGGCCGATCCCGCGCCGCTCCGAAGTATCGATCTCGAAGAACACATAGGAACGATTCTGCTGCATCAACCGGCGGCCCGCTTCGCCGGGTCCGGCGCCGATCCGCCGCAACGTCTCCTTCATCAGATCGAGCGACATCTCGGCTTTCGTCACCAAGCCGCACTCAATCATCAGCCGGCCGACGGACGTGTAGGGCCAGCCGTTGCGCCCTGCATAGGTCAGCGCCATGACGCCGCCGCCGGGCAGCCGCAGCCGCGCCGAGCCCTGCACCTGGATGAGGAACAATTCGACCGGGTCGCGAACATAGGCGAGAGGATGCGCGCTCGGCGCCGCGCCTTCTTCTTCGATCGCGCGCCGATCGGGATAGGGCACGAGCGCGCCATCGGCCTGCCGGCGCGCGCTCGTCAGCGTCTCGCCGGAGGGCAGCGAGAGCGGCGATTCGTTCAAAGTGACGAGATCACGCGGACGCGACAGGATGGGGGTCGTGAAGCCCGGCTCGGGCGACAATCTGGCGTCGACCTCCACCTCGTAATAGGCGGTCACGAATCCTTGCGCCTTGATGGCGTGAGGACGAAACCAGTCCTGAAAGAAGCGGCCAGGATGATCGACGCCGCCGAGCGCCGCGCGAGCGGCGGCGGCGAGGGCGGGGGGCGGCGCAACGGCGCTACGTTGCTCTTGCGCCTTGGCGGCGATGATCTCGGCGGAGCGTCGGAAGGCGTCGAAAGCGGCGGCGAGATCGTCGGCCGCAAAGCCGTCGATCTTTTCAAATTCTATCTTTTGCAGCAGATCGGAAGCGGAAAACTGCGGCGCATTCCGCGACATGCTCAGTCTTCGGTTTGCGTCGCGACGAGCTTCCAATTGGGATCAGTCGCTTTCGCATCGCGCGCAAAGGTCCAGCGCTCGACCACCTTCCGCGTCTGCCCGCCGTCGATCGTTTCGCCGGCCTTGTCGCGCCGCACGCTCATCAGCCGAACGACGAAACGCACCGTCACCTCATTGCGGCCGCCGATGGCGCGGGCGGCGTCGACCGTCGCCGAGTCGATCGCGACCACGGCGGTCTCCATGCTTTCGCCCTGCTGCTCACGTCGGGCGATCTCCGCCGAAAACCCGTCGAAGACGTCCTGCGCCAGGAGCGGCTTCAAGGTTTCCCGGTCGCCCTTGGCGAAGGCCGTGACAATGAGTTCATAGGCGCGGCGCGCGCCGCTGACGAAGGATTTGCCGTCGAAATTGGGATCCGACGCCGCCACGGCGTCGAGGCCGGTCCAAGCGGAGGCGACGCCTTTCTCGGCCACGCCCTCCCAACGCTCGGCGCCAGTGGGGCGCGCGCGCGCTTCAACGAGCGGCGCGACGCCCGGCGCCGGAGCGACCGCCGCGGGGGCCGGACCGCGGGGCGCGAAGCGCGCTGGCGGCGGCGTATCGCGATCCACCCGCATCCCGAGCACCGAGCGCAGTTTCCAGATGACGAATACCGCGAGCGCCGCGAAAACGATAAGGCTGGGATCGAAGAGATCGCCGGAGGCCGGCATTGGCAACTCCCGAATAAATTTGTCGTCGGCTATCATGTCGCTTCGTACATGTCACGAATCAAGGGGCGGGCGTATCGCCGCGGGGCGGCGAGAGCCGCAAAAATCGGATGATTCGGTGAAATCTAAGCTTGTCGGCGCCGTCCTCGCAACATGGATCGTGCTGGAGATTCTCTGTTTCGCGCTCGTCGTCCGCGCCGTCGGGCTTCTCGCGGCGATCGCGCTCGCCATCGGCGCTTCGCTGCTTGGCCTCTCCGACGTGCGGCGCCTCCTCGATTTTGTCCGCGCCGGACTGGCCGCCAAGGCGAAAGGCGAAAGCTCCGCCATGCTCGACGGGGCGATGCTTGACGGGGCGTTGCAGGCGCTCGCCTCGATCCTGCTCATTCTTCCAGGCTTCGCCTCGGATTTCGTCGGGCTGGCGCTGAAGTCCCCGTCCGTGCGGCAGAGCCTGGCGCGGCGGCTGCGGGCGCGGTCCGGGAGCGCAGACCCGCGAATCATCGACCTCGACCCGCGCGAATGGCGGCGCGAAGCGCGCGGCTCCGGGGGAAGGCCGCGCCGAAGCACAGCGAAGTAGGACCGGCGCAACGCCTTGTTCGCTTCTGACAGACGTGTTAGGCGGGCGCGAATTCTCATGACAACGGCTTCGCTGGAGATCCTACATGACCGACACCAATGGCAACGGCGCGCAAGGAGCGCCGGGCGGCGCTCCGGCCCTCAATTCGCTTGCTCAATATCTGAAGGATTTCTCCTTCGAGAATCCCAATGCCCCGCGTTCCCTCGGCGCCCAGGAGAAGGCGCCAAACATCTCGATTCAGGTCAACGTCAACGCCAAGCAGCTGGCGCCGACCGACTTCGAAGTCAGTCTGATGCTCGACTGCAAGGCCGGCGAGGGAGACGGACTCCTCTTCAAGCTCGATCTTGAATATGGCGGCGTGTTCCGACTGATGAACATTCCCGAAGAGCAAGTGCATCCGATCGTGATGATCGAATGCCCGCGCATGCTGTTTCCCTTCGTGCGCCAACTTGTGGCCGACGCGACGAGCAAGGGCGGCTATCCGCCGCTCTATATCGATCCGATCGACTTCGTCGCGCTCTATCAGCAAAAGGCCGCCGAAGCGGGCGCCCAGAGCGGCGCTCAGGCCAATTAGCCAGCGGCGCTCGGCGCCGCGTCTTTGTCGCTTGCAAGATAGCGATCCCAGATCGGCGATTTGATCGTCGCGACAAAGACAGCGTGGGCCGTCTCTTCGGCCGCGCTTATTCGCGGCGGGAGCGGCTCGGGGCGATTGCGCAGCAGATCGTTCGACGCGGCGATACGCACCGCGTGAACCGTCTGAAGCGACAGCGCCGACTGCCGTCCCCCGCAAAGCTCGGCGTAGACCTCGGCGAGAAGATTGGCGTCGAGCAGAGCGCCATGCTTCTCACGGCGCGAGAGGTCGATCGCGTAACGCTGACACAAAGCGTCGAGCGAATTGGGGCCGCCAGGATGGCGCCGGCGCGCCATGGCAAGCGTGTCGATGATGCGCGCGCCGCCAAGCGGCGGCAAATTCATGAGCGCGAATTCGGCGTTGAGAAAGCGCGTATCGAATTCGGCGTTGTGAATCACCAGCGGCGCATCCTCGATAAAGTCGAGAAATTCGGCGGCGATTTCCTTGAAGATCTTGTGCTGCGCCAGAAATTCGCGCGAGAGGCCATGCACGCGGAAGGCCTCGTCCGGCATGTCGCGCTCGGGATCGACGTAGCAGTGGAAATGCCTGCCCGTCGGGATGAGATTGGAAATCTCGACGGCGCCGATCTCGACCACGCGATGCCCGCTCGAGGGATCGAGCCCCGTCGTTTCAGTATCGAGAACGATCTCCCGCATTTTTCACCCGAACCGCGCTTCTAGCGCTTTCACGATGTTTCGCACCTCTTGGCGCGCTGCGTCCAGACCCTGGTCGGTATGCACCACGAAATCGGCGCGGGCGCGCTTTTCTGAATCAGGCGTCTGCTTCGACAGAATGGACGCGAATTTCTCAAACGTCATGCCTTCGCGGGCAAGAACGCGCGCTTTTTGCACATCTTCCGGCGCGGTGACGACGACAATGACGTCGAAATCCTTTTCGGCGCCGGTTTCAAACAGCAGCGGGATGTCGAAGACGACAATGCGGTCGCCCCGATGTCGACGTTCTTCGATCAGAGCGTCGCGCGCCGCCCAGACCATCGGATGCACGATCGCTTCCAGACGCTTGAGCGCCGCGGGATCGTCAAGGACGCGGGCGGCGAGACGACGACGGTCGACGACGCCATTGACGACGACGCCGGGAAACACACGGTCAATCTCGGTCGCCGCCGGTCCTTTATAGAGCTCATGCACGAGCTGATCGGAATCGAGCACCGCGACGCCTTCGGCGCGAAACATGTCGGCCGTCGTCGACTTGCCCATGCCGATCGAGCCGGTCAGCCCCACGCGCAGCATCTTTGGCTGTGTCACGAGAGGAGCGCCCCCTCGCGCCGAAGCGCCTCGAGGAGCTCCAGCAGCGGAAGCCCCATGATGGTCCAGTGATCGCCTTCGACCTTCGAGAAAAGTTGCGCGCCGAGGCCCTCGATCTGATAGGCGCCGGCCGACGTCAGCGCGTTCTCTCCGACCGCCGTCAGATAAGCGGCGATGAAGTCCTCGCTCAGCGCGCGCATGGTGAGATCGGCGACGCCGACCGTCGCAAAGACGACGGCGCCGTCGCGCGCCAAAGCGATCGCCGAATGCAGGCGGTGCCGCCGGCCGGAGAGAAACCGCAGGAGCGCTTCGGCGTCACGCATCGTCGGCGGCTTGCCGAAAATCCTGCCTTCGCAGCTCGCGACCTGATCGGCGCCGAGCACGAGCCGGCCTGCGGCGGAAATGGCGAGCGCCTTGGCGCGGGCCAACGCTAAGGCGATCGCGTCGGCGTCGGCGCCGTCAAGCCGCGATTCGATCGCACGTTCGTCGACATCCGCCGGAATTATTTCGAAAGGAACGCCCGAATGCAGCAGCGCCTGCCGGCGGCCGGCGCTTTTCGAGGCGAGAATCAGCGGCGCCGATTCGCGCCAGAAGGTCGATGTTGACCTCGCGGTCACGTCCACAGCCCTCCCGCGAAAGCCGAAGAGCGGGGATAAAGCGCGGCCAAAAAATACTCCGCTTCGGTTAGCGGGCATAGAGCGCCCAAACGCTCAACAGGAGAAGCCCTGTCGAACGGATTCCCGCCGACGCCGGTACAGAAGGGATTCACAGGCCATCCACAATCACTTGCGCCGAGAACTTGCGATATATCCATGATTCCGTTCGCTGACTGGAATTTTCCCGTAATGGCCGGCGTGACCGGTTCTTCGCGGCTCGCCTGTGGGCGACTGGTTAATGAAAATTAACTTTCGTCCCTTCCGCGGTACAAGTGAAGAATCAATTCTTATTAAAATGAATTTTGTTTTAATGGCGTTTCGCGCTACCCCGCTTGTCGAGGACGGCAGACGGAGCGAACGCGATGGCGGAGGAGAAGGCGCTTCTTTCGGTTCTGCGCAGACAAGCGCGAAGCGTTCCGCCGCTGTGGCTGATGCGTCAGGCGGGCCGTTACCTTCCCGAATATCGCGACGTGCGGGCGACGACGAAAAGCTTTCTCGATTTCTGTTATTCGCCGCAGAAGGCGGCGGACGTGACGCTGCAGCCGATCCGGCGCTTTCACTTCGACGCGGCGATTCTCTTCTCCGACATTCTTGTGGTGCCCGACGCCATGGGCCAACGGGTTTCCTTCGAGAGCGGCGCCGGGCCGCGGCTTGAACCGATTGAAACGCCGGAGCAGGCGCATCGACTCGGAGAGTTCAAGCTTGAACATCTTTCGCCGGTGTTCGAGACAATCGATCTTGTAAAAACGGCGTTGCCGTCAGACGTCGCCTTCATCGGCTTTTGCGGAGCGCCGTTCACGGTCGTGAGCTATATGATCGCCGGGCAGGGCACGCCCGATCAGGCGCCGGCGCGCCTGTTCGCCTATCGTTATCCTGACGCTTTTGCGCAGCTGATCGATCGCGTCGTTGAGGCGTCTATCGACTATCTTGCGCGCCAGATCGAGGCTGGCGTCGAGGTCGTGCAGATCTTCGACAGCTGGGCCGGCGTGTTGCCGGCGAATGAATTTCAGCGCTGGTCGGCGGAGCCGGTCCGGCGGATCGTGGAAGGCGTCAAGGCGCGCCATCCACTAACGCCGGTGATCGCCTTCA
This window of the Methylocystis hirsuta genome carries:
- the mltA gene encoding murein transglycosylase A, with amino-acid sequence MSRNAPQFSASDLLQKIEFEKIDGFAADDLAAAFDAFRRSAEIIAAKAQEQRSAVAPPPALAAAARAALGGVDHPGRFFQDWFRPHAIKAQGFVTAYYEVEVDARLSPEPGFTTPILSRPRDLVTLNESPLSLPSGETLTSARRQADGALVPYPDRRAIEEEGAAPSAHPLAYVRDPVELFLIQVQGSARLRLPGGGVMALTYAGRNGWPYTSVGRLMIECGLVTKAEMSLDLMKETLRRIGAGPGEAGRRLMQQNRSYVFFEIDTSERRGIGPIGGQGAPLTPFRSIAVDRSIWCYGLPFWIAARIPWQGEAATPFRRLMIAQDTGSAIIGPARADLFFGAGEAAGRRAGDIRHAAEMIVLLPKDVGDRP
- the dnaQ gene encoding DNA polymerase III subunit epsilon: MREIVLDTETTGLDPSSGHRVVEIGAVEISNLIPTGRHFHCYVDPERDMPDEAFRVHGLSREFLAQHKIFKEIAAEFLDFIEDAPLVIHNAEFDTRFLNAEFALMNLPPLGGARIIDTLAMARRRHPGGPNSLDALCQRYAIDLSRREKHGALLDANLLAEVYAELCGGRQSALSLQTVHAVRIAASNDLLRNRPEPLPPRISAAEETAHAVFVATIKSPIWDRYLASDKDAAPSAAG
- the hemE gene encoding uroporphyrinogen decarboxylase — protein: MAEEKALLSVLRRQARSVPPLWLMRQAGRYLPEYRDVRATTKSFLDFCYSPQKAADVTLQPIRRFHFDAAILFSDILVVPDAMGQRVSFESGAGPRLEPIETPEQAHRLGEFKLEHLSPVFETIDLVKTALPSDVAFIGFCGAPFTVVSYMIAGQGTPDQAPARLFAYRYPDAFAQLIDRVVEASIDYLARQIEAGVEVVQIFDSWAGVLPANEFQRWSAEPVRRIVEGVKARHPLTPVIAFIRGADAHLPKLTQMIGADAYGIDTALDAAWAVAHTASNVPLQGNLDPLVLVAGGEALDREVDSILAAFEGRPHIFNLGHGIWQQTPIENVERLVARVRRGA
- the secB gene encoding protein-export chaperone SecB — protein: MTDTNGNGAQGAPGGAPALNSLAQYLKDFSFENPNAPRSLGAQEKAPNISIQVNVNAKQLAPTDFEVSLMLDCKAGEGDGLLFKLDLEYGGVFRLMNIPEEQVHPIVMIECPRMLFPFVRQLVADATSKGGYPPLYIDPIDFVALYQQKAAEAGAQSGAQAN
- a CDS encoding FxsA family protein, which encodes MKSKLVGAVLATWIVLEILCFALVVRAVGLLAAIALAIGASLLGLSDVRRLLDFVRAGLAAKAKGESSAMLDGAMLDGALQALASILLILPGFASDFVGLALKSPSVRQSLARRLRARSGSADPRIIDLDPREWRREARGSGGRPRRSTAK
- a CDS encoding Tim44/TimA family putative adaptor protein: MPASGDLFDPSLIVFAALAVFVIWKLRSVLGMRVDRDTPPPARFAPRGPAPAAVAPAPGVAPLVEARARPTGAERWEGVAEKGVASAWTGLDAVAASDPNFDGKSFVSGARRAYELIVTAFAKGDRETLKPLLAQDVFDGFSAEIARREQQGESMETAVVAIDSATVDAARAIGGRNEVTVRFVVRLMSVRRDKAGETIDGGQTRKVVERWTFARDAKATDPNWKLVATQTED
- the coaE gene encoding dephospho-CoA kinase (Dephospho-CoA kinase (CoaE) performs the final step in coenzyme A biosynthesis.), whose amino-acid sequence is MLRVGLTGSIGMGKSTTADMFRAEGVAVLDSDQLVHELYKGPAATEIDRVFPGVVVNGVVDRRRLAARVLDDPAALKRLEAIVHPMVWAARDALIEERRHRGDRIVVFDIPLLFETGAEKDFDVIVVVTAPEDVQKARVLAREGMTFEKFASILSKQTPDSEKRARADFVVHTDQGLDAARQEVRNIVKALEARFG
- a CDS encoding Maf family protein, producing the protein MDVTARSTSTFWRESAPLILASKSAGRRQALLHSGVPFEIIPADVDERAIESRLDGADADAIALALARAKALAISAAGRLVLGADQVASCEGRIFGKPPTMRDAEALLRFLSGRRHRLHSAIALARDGAVVFATVGVADLTMRALSEDFIAAYLTAVGENALTSAGAYQIEGLGAQLFSKVEGDHWTIMGLPLLELLEALRREGALLS
- a CDS encoding Smr/MutS family protein; protein product: MSEENSRRYARRLSQAETELWMVATADVRPARARPKKPLSPTPVAEGLAPLAPSGSSVVCDRPGAPKPPPRPIDIDPRTFVKIKRGRIEVDAKLDLHGLRQAEAQRSLTAFLRRCQANGARIAIIVTGKGLTRDEGGVLRRVVPMWLEAPNLRDVVVGFGEAARHHGGEGALYVRIRRADRAR